AAGTTCAGCGGCCCGATCGAGGAGTACCGGGCCCTGATCATCAACCACGAGGTCGGCCACCGGATCGGCCGCAACCACCTGGGCTGCCCCGGCCCGGGGCAGCCGGCGCCCGCGATGATGCAGCAGATCTACGGCCTGGAGGGCTGCGTCTCGAACGCCTGGCCGTACACCGAGGCCGGGAAGTACCTCAGCGGTCCCGCCCGGCCGTAGCGGCTCGCTAGCCCATGATCGGCAGGTACTCCGCCAGGTCGCTGCGCTCGCCGCTGGCGTGCACCGCCGTGTCGACCACGTCGGCCCAGCCGGTGCGGCCGGTGGCGAGGCGGATCCAGCTGAGCGGGTCGGTCTCCACCACGTTGGGCGGGGTGCCGCGGGTGTGGCGGGGACCGGGGACGGCCTGGACGACCGCGTACGGCGGGATCCGCAGCTCGACCGCACCGCCGGGGACCTGGTCCGCGAAGGCGTCCGCCAGCAGGCGGGTGACGGCGGCCACGGCCTGACGGTCGTGCGGGAAGTCGGGCAGGCCGAGGGCGGCCGCCAGGTCGTCCGCGTGCACCACCGTCTCGACCAGCCGGGTGACCAGGAAGTCGGTCAGCAGGATCGGCCCGAACCGGATCACGAACCGCCGTGCGGGGTCGGCGACTTCGGGCCGCTCCAGGGCCGCGAGCAGCAGGTCGCAGGCGAGGTCGAACTCCTTCGCCACCTCCGCCGGGGAACCCGCGAAGGCGCCCTCCGCGTGCTCCTGCACGGCGGCGTCGATCGCGGCGGCGGCGGTCCTCGTCACGCCGACCCACTGCAGCAGCGAGAGCGGCGCGCCGTCCGGCACCGGCTGCTCCAGGTGCCGGGGCAGCCAGTCCAGACAGAAGCCGAGGTGCGCGATCAGCTGCCGGACGTTCCAGTCGCCGAGCCGGGTGGGCTGCTCGAGCACCGAAGCGGCATCCGGGCGGGCGCACAGCTCGTGCACCGCGCCGCGCAGCGCCTCGGCCTGCCCGGCCAGGGCGGACCGCACCTTGGCGGAGTCGTAACTACGGGGACGGTTCGCGGAGTTCGCCATTCCGCGAGGGTACAGCGAAGGGGCGGCCCGACCGGGCCGCCCCCTCAACCACTGAGACACCGTCAGGCGAGCAGTGCCTCGATCACACCGGTGTGCGCGTCCGTCAGCTCGGCCAGCGAGACGGTGAACTGGCCCTGGATCTCCAGGGTGTCACCGTCCACCACGCCGATCCGGGTGGCCGGCAGGCCCCGGGCGCCGCACATGTCGTTGAACCGGAGCTCCTCGCTGCGCGGGATCGACACGATGGCGCGACCCGCGGACTCGGAGAACAGGAACACGAACGGGTCGAGACCGGCGGGCACGATCAGGCGCGCGCCGTTGCCGCCCTTGAGGCAGCTCTCCACCAGGGCCTGGGCCAGGCCGCCGTCGGAGAGGTCGTGCGCGGCGTCGATCATGCCGTCGCGCGAGGCGGCGATCAGGATGTCGCCGAGCAGCCGCTCGCGCTCCAGGTCCACCTTGGGCGGCAGGCCGCCGAGGTGGTTGTGGGCGACCTGCGACCAGGCGGAGCCGCCCAGTTCGTCGGCGGTGTCGCCGAGCAGGTAGACCAGCTGGCCCTCCTCGGCGAAGCCGATCGGGGTCCGCCGGGTGACGTCGTCGATCACGCCGAGCACCGCGACCACGGGGGTCGGGTGGATGGCGGTCTCACCGGTCTGGTTGTACAGCGAGACGTTGCCGCCGGTGACCGGGGTGCCGAGCACCAGGCAGGCGTCGGCCAGACCGCGGGTCGCCTCGGCGAACTGCCACATCACGTCCGGGTCCTCGGGGGAACCGAAGTTGAGGCAGTCGGAGACGGCGAGCGGCTTGGCGCCACCGGCCGCGACGTTGCGGTACGCCTCGGCCAGCGCCAACTGGGCGCCGGTGTACGGGTCCAGCTTGGTGAAGCGGCCGTTGCCGTCGGTGGCCACCGAGACGCCGAGGTTGGTCTCCTCGTCGATCCGGATCATGCCCGAGTCCTCGGGCGTGGCCAGCACGGTGTTGCCGATCACGTAGCGGTCGTACTGGTCGGTGATCCAGGACTTGGAGGCCTGGTTCGGCGAACCCGCGACGGCCAGCAGCGCGGCCTTCAGCTCCTCGCCGTTCGACGGCCGCGCGAGGCGCTCGGCGGTCGGCGCGTCCGCCTGCAGGGCGTCCTGCCAACTCGGCCGCGCGTACGGGCGGTTGTAGGTCGGGCCGTCGTGCGCGACCGAACGCGGCGGGACGTCCACGACCAGCTCGCCGTGCCAGAAGATCTCCAGCCGCTCGCCCTCAGTCACCTCACCGATGACGGTGGCGATGACGTCCCACTTCTCGCAGATCTCCAGGAAGCGGGCGACCTTGCCGGGCTCGACGATCGCGCACATGCGCTCCTGCGACTCGCTCATGAGGATTTCCTCGGGCGAGAGCGTGTTGTCGCGCAGCGGTACGGTGTCCAGCTCGATCCGCATGCCGCCGGAGCCGGCCGAGGCCAACTCCGAGGTGGCGCAGGAGAGTCCGGCGCCGCCGAGGTCCTGGATGCCCAGCACCAGCTTCTCGGCGAAGATCTCCAGGGTGGACTCGATCAGGAGCTTCTCCTGGAACGGGTCACCGACCTGGACGGCCGGGCGCTTGGCCGGGCCGGTCGCGTCGAAGGTCTCGGAGGCCAGCACCGAGACACCGCCGATGCCGTCGCCACCGGTACGGGCTCCGTACAGGATGACCTTGTTGCCCGCGCCGGACGCCTGCGCGAGGTGGATGTCCTCGTGCTTCATGACGCCCACGCAGAGCGCGTTGACCAGCGGGTTGCCCTGGTAGCAGGCGTCGAAGACGACCTCGCCGCCGATGTTCGGCAGGCCCAGGCAGTTGCCGTAGCCGCCGATGCCCGCGACGATCCCGGGCAGCACGCGCCGGGTGTCGGGGTGGTCGGCCGCACCGAACCGCAGCGGGTCCATCACGGCGACCGGGCGGGCGCCCATCGCCAGGATGTCGCGGACGATGCCGCCGATGCCGGTGGCCGCGCCCTGGTAGGGCTCGATGTACGACGGGTGGTTGTGCGACTCGACCTTGAAGGTCACCGCGTAACCCTGACCGACGTCCACCACACCGGCGTTCTCGCCGATGCCGACCAGCATCGCGTCGCTGTCCGGCTTCTTCTCGCCGAACTGCTTGAGGTGCACCTTGGAGCTCTTGTACGAGCAGTGCTCCGACCACATGACCGAGTACATCGCCAGCTCGGCACCCGTGGGGCGGCGGCCGAGGATCTCCCGGATCCTGGCGTACTCGTCGGCCTTCAGGCCGAGCTCGGACCAGGGCTGGTCGGCCTCGGGCGTCTGCTCGGCGTTCTTGACGGTGTCGAGAGTCATCAGGCGTTCACCAACTGCTTGAGGACGGAAGTGAAGAAGCCCAGGCCCTCGGTGGTCGGGCCGGTGAGCGGCTCGACCGCGTGCTCCGGGTGCGGCATCAGGCCGACGACGTTGCCGGCCGCGTTGGTGATGCCGGCGATGTCGCGGTACGAACCGTTCGGGTTGACGTCGAGGTAGCGGGCCACGATCCGGCCCTCCGCCTCGAGCTGGTCCAGCACGTGCTCGTCGGCGACGAAGCGGCCCTCGCCGTTCTTCAGCGGGACGACGATTTCCTGACCGGCGGAGTAATCCCGGGTCCAGGCGGTCCCGGTGTTCTCGATCCGCAGCTTCTGGTCGCGGCAGACGAAGTGCAGCGAGTCGTTGCGGGTGAGCGCGCCGGGCAGCAGGTGCGATTCGCAGAGCACCTGGAAGCCGTTGCAGATACCGAGGACCGGCATTCCCAGCTTCGCCTGCTCGATGATGGTGTCCATCACCGGGGAGAAGCGGGAGATCGCGCCGCAGCGCAGATAGTCGCCGTAACTGAATCCACCCGGGAGGACGACCGCGTCGACCTGGTGGAGATCCTTGTCACGGTGCCAGAGCGCGACCGGCTCGGCGCCGGCCAGGCGGACCGCGCGCTGGGCGTCGCGGTCGTCGAGGGAACCGGGGAAAGTGACGACGCCGACGCGGGTGGTCACTTGCCCTCCTCCTCGATCCGGACGACGAAGTCCTCGATCACGGTGTTGGCGAGGAAGGTCTCGGCGGCTTCCCGGATCCGGGCGAGCGCGGCGTCGTCGACCGGACCCTCCAGCTCCAGTTCGAATCGCTTGCCCTGACGGACATCGGCGATCCCGGCGAACCCAAGCCGGGGCAGTGCACGCTGCACCGCCTGGCCCTGGGGGTCGAGGATCTCGGGCTTGAGCATGACGTCGACTACGACGCGAGCCACTGGCACTCCCGGTGGTGTGGTGCGTGAGGCGGGGGACCTCCAGACTACCGGGGCATTCGGGCGACTTTGCTGGCCGGGCCGGGTCCGGAGAAGGCGACGCGCGTAGACCTATGACCCTTACGCCCCAAGGGTTCCGCCCTGCTCACGACCCGCGCCCACCCCTGTTTACGACGGATTCCGCAGTCGCTTCTGGAACGCCCGAATACCGGCACTACGGGACAGAACGACCATCCACATCACCTGCTATCCCACACCGGCGAACTCTCGTGAATATCCGGAAAAGAAAGCAGGACTCTTCGATTTCGGCCCGCTTTGGGTGCAGAATAGGGCCACCGGTGACGGCGAGTGCTGCGTATCCAGCGCGGCTTCCTGCCTGCCCGTAAGCGCTCGCGTGACTGGTGCACATCGGGCCGCACGGGCGCATCCCGCATCCGGCGGCCGAATTGCCCGAGAGGATCGACACCCATGGCTCAGCGTGTAGTTGTCACGCTCTCCGACGACCTGGACGGCGGCGCCGCCGCCGAGACCGTTCACTTCGGCGTGGACGGAAAGTCGTACGAGATCGACCTGTCCCTGGACAACGCGGAGAAGCTGCGGGAGGCTCTCGCCCCGTTCGTCGCGGCCGGCCGTCGGCAGAGCCGCGCCGGAAAGTCCTTCCGCCGCACCGCGCTCACCCCGGACCCGGCCGCCGTGCGCGCCTGGGCCCAGTCCCGCGGCATGGAGCTGCCCGCCCGGGGCCGCATTCCCAAGCACGTCTACGAGTCCTTCGCCGAGGCCAACTGACCTGGCCCGACCGGCTCGTCGCCCCCGCCCCGACCGCCCCGGCGGAAAGGGTGGGGCGACCACTCGTTCCGATGGGGTAGAGTTCTTTCTGTCGCCAGCCCGGGAGACCGGAAGGCGGCCGGTGCTTCAAGAAGCATCGTGCGGACGTGGCTCAGTTGGTAGAGCATCACCTTGCCAAGGTGAGGGTCGCGAGTTCGAATCTCGTCGTCCGCTCGCAGTAAAATAACCGAAGATCGTGCGGACGTGGCTCAGTTGGTAGAGCATCACCTTGCCAAGGTGAGGGTCGCGAGTTCGAATCTCGTCGTCCGCTCAGTTGAAGGGCCCCCTCATCGAGGGGGCCCTTCGTCGTACCCGCCCGCGCACCCCTGACATTTGTCACCGCCGACCCGTGTGAACGCGGCCCCGACCGGTGACGGCGCGCACTGCCCACCGGGCCGCCCCGCCGGGAGGCTTGGGGCATGGACAACAGCCGCACCGAGCCACCCGTCATCGAGGTCACCGGCCTGCGCCGGCACTACGGCCCGGCAGGACCGGCCGGCTTCGACGCCGTCCGCGGCCTCGACCTCACCGTCCGCCGGGGCGAACTCTTCGCCCTGCTCGGCACCAACGGCGCCGGCAAGACCTCCACCATGGAGCTGATCGAGGGCCTGGCCGCACCGACCGAGGGCCGGATCCGGGTGCTCGGGCACGACCCTTACCGGGAGCGGGCCGCCGTCCGGCCGCGGATCGGGATCATGCTCCAGGAGGGCGGCTTCCCCTCCGAACTGACCGTCGCCGAGACCGGCCGGGCCTGGGCCGGGATGACCACCGACGCCCGCCCGGTGGACGAGGCGCTCGACCTGGTCGGCCTGCTGCACCGGCGCACCGTCCGGGTCAAGCAGCTCTCCGGCGGCGAGCGCCGTCGGCTCGACCTCGCGCTGGCCCTGCTCGGCCGCCCCGAGGTGCTCTTCCTGGACGAGCCCAGCACCGGCCTCGACCCGGAGGCCAGGGCCGCCACCTGGCGGCTGGTCCGCGAGCTCCGCGCCGAGGGCACCACCGTGCTGCTCACCACCCACTACCTCGAAGAAGCCGAGGAACTGGCCGACCGGCTGGCCATCATGCACGCCGGACGGATCGTCACCGAGGGCACCGTGGCCGAGGTGATCGCCGGCCGCCCGTCCCGGATCGCCTTCGAACTCCCGGAGCGCAGCGGCCCGTTCGAGACCGTCGAGCTGCCCGCCCTGCCCGGCGCCGAGGTCACCGCCGAGGGCCGCCGGATCACCGTCCGGACCCCGACCCTGCAGTCCACCCTCACCGAGCTGCTCGGCTGGGCCGCCCGGCACGAGGTGCCGCTCGGGGCGCTGGACGCCCGCAGCGCCTCGCTGGAGGAAGCCTTCCTCGCCGTCGCCGCCACCCCGTCCACCCCTGAGCCGACCGGAGCCGTCCGATGACCACCGCCACCAGCCGCCTGCTCGCCCTCGGCCGCGCCGAGACCACCTTGCTGCTGCGCAACCGGACCGCCCTGTTCACCGCGCTGGCGCTGCCGCCGCTGCTGGTGGTCGCGCTGGCCGAGCCGATGAAGCAGCAGGCCGCCGACTTCCCCGGGATCAGCACCGGCGGCCTGCTGGTCAGCGGACTGCTCGGACTGATCCCGATGTTCGTCGTCTACTACAACCTGACCGCCGCGTACGTCGCCCGGCGCGGCGAGCTGGTGCTCAAGCGGCTGCGCACCGGCGAGGCCCGCGACCTGGAGATCCTGGCCGGCACCGCCGTACCGTCCGTGAGCCTGGCCGTGCTGCTGAGCGTGGTGCTGTGCGGCGCCGGGGCGGTCGGCCTGGACCTGCGGATGCCGGTCAATCCGGTGCTGGTGGTG
This genomic interval from Kitasatospora gansuensis contains the following:
- a CDS encoding sterol carrier family protein; protein product: MANSANRPRSYDSAKVRSALAGQAEALRGAVHELCARPDAASVLEQPTRLGDWNVRQLIAHLGFCLDWLPRHLEQPVPDGAPLSLLQWVGVTRTAAAAIDAAVQEHAEGAFAGSPAEVAKEFDLACDLLLAALERPEVADPARRFVIRFGPILLTDFLVTRLVETVVHADDLAAALGLPDFPHDRQAVAAVTRLLADAFADQVPGGAVELRIPPYAVVQAVPGPRHTRGTPPNVVETDPLSWIRLATGRTGWADVVDTAVHASGERSDLAEYLPIMG
- the purL gene encoding phosphoribosylformylglycinamidine synthase subunit PurL, with translation MTLDTVKNAEQTPEADQPWSELGLKADEYARIREILGRRPTGAELAMYSVMWSEHCSYKSSKVHLKQFGEKKPDSDAMLVGIGENAGVVDVGQGYAVTFKVESHNHPSYIEPYQGAATGIGGIVRDILAMGARPVAVMDPLRFGAADHPDTRRVLPGIVAGIGGYGNCLGLPNIGGEVVFDACYQGNPLVNALCVGVMKHEDIHLAQASGAGNKVILYGARTGGDGIGGVSVLASETFDATGPAKRPAVQVGDPFQEKLLIESTLEIFAEKLVLGIQDLGGAGLSCATSELASAGSGGMRIELDTVPLRDNTLSPEEILMSESQERMCAIVEPGKVARFLEICEKWDVIATVIGEVTEGERLEIFWHGELVVDVPPRSVAHDGPTYNRPYARPSWQDALQADAPTAERLARPSNGEELKAALLAVAGSPNQASKSWITDQYDRYVIGNTVLATPEDSGMIRIDEETNLGVSVATDGNGRFTKLDPYTGAQLALAEAYRNVAAGGAKPLAVSDCLNFGSPEDPDVMWQFAEATRGLADACLVLGTPVTGGNVSLYNQTGETAIHPTPVVAVLGVIDDVTRRTPIGFAEEGQLVYLLGDTADELGGSAWSQVAHNHLGGLPPKVDLERERLLGDILIAASRDGMIDAAHDLSDGGLAQALVESCLKGGNGARLIVPAGLDPFVFLFSESAGRAIVSIPRSEELRFNDMCGARGLPATRIGVVDGDTLEIQGQFTVSLAELTDAHTGVIEALLA
- the purQ gene encoding phosphoribosylformylglycinamidine synthase subunit PurQ; the protein is MTTRVGVVTFPGSLDDRDAQRAVRLAGAEPVALWHRDKDLHQVDAVVLPGGFSYGDYLRCGAISRFSPVMDTIIEQAKLGMPVLGICNGFQVLCESHLLPGALTRNDSLHFVCRDQKLRIENTGTAWTRDYSAGQEIVVPLKNGEGRFVADEHVLDQLEAEGRIVARYLDVNPNGSYRDIAGITNAAGNVVGLMPHPEHAVEPLTGPTTEGLGFFTSVLKQLVNA
- the purS gene encoding phosphoribosylformylglycinamidine synthase subunit PurS, with amino-acid sequence MARVVVDVMLKPEILDPQGQAVQRALPRLGFAGIADVRQGKRFELELEGPVDDAALARIREAAETFLANTVIEDFVVRIEEEGK
- a CDS encoding histone-like nucleoid-structuring protein Lsr2, producing MAQRVVVTLSDDLDGGAAAETVHFGVDGKSYEIDLSLDNAEKLREALAPFVAAGRRQSRAGKSFRRTALTPDPAAVRAWAQSRGMELPARGRIPKHVYESFAEAN
- a CDS encoding ABC transporter ATP-binding protein, encoding MDNSRTEPPVIEVTGLRRHYGPAGPAGFDAVRGLDLTVRRGELFALLGTNGAGKTSTMELIEGLAAPTEGRIRVLGHDPYRERAAVRPRIGIMLQEGGFPSELTVAETGRAWAGMTTDARPVDEALDLVGLLHRRTVRVKQLSGGERRRLDLALALLGRPEVLFLDEPSTGLDPEARAATWRLVRELRAEGTTVLLTTHYLEEAEELADRLAIMHAGRIVTEGTVAEVIAGRPSRIAFELPERSGPFETVELPALPGAEVTAEGRRITVRTPTLQSTLTELLGWAARHEVPLGALDARSASLEEAFLAVAATPSTPEPTGAVR
- a CDS encoding ABC transporter permease; this encodes MTTATSRLLALGRAETTLLLRNRTALFTALALPPLLVVALAEPMKQQAADFPGISTGGLLVSGLLGLIPMFVVYYNLTAAYVARRGELVLKRLRTGEARDLEILAGTAVPSVSLAVLLSVVLCGAGAVGLDLRMPVNPVLVVLGLALLIAVLVGLAALSSVVTKTVESAGITTLPVLLLSQFGSGLIIPLDTMPDQLAGVFRLLPTTPAFQLIRLGWFGTEGSAPAVGFVASWAEALPMLALAVTWTAAVGWATNRWFRWEPRR